The Camelina sativa cultivar DH55 chromosome 14, Cs, whole genome shotgun sequence genome includes a window with the following:
- the LOC104740550 gene encoding probable calcium-binding protein CML15 — protein MEGQIRQLKDIFDRFDMDADGSLTILELAALLRSLGLKPSGDQIHVLLASMDSNGNGFVEFDELVGTILPDLNEEILINSEQLLDIFKSFDRDGNGFISAAELAGAMAKMGQPLTYKELTEMIKEADTNGDGVISFGEFASIMAKSAVDYFGLKINS, from the coding sequence ATGGAGGGACAGATTAGACAACTAAAAGACATTTTCGACCGGTTCGACATGGACGCAGACGGAAGCTTGACAATTTTAGAACTCGCTGCGCTTCTCCGGTCACTCGGCCTCAAACCTTCAGGCGACCAAATCCACGTTTTGCTAGCTAGCATGGACTCAAACGGCAACGGTTTTGTCGAATTTGATGAGCTTGTTGGCACGATTCTTCCTGATCTGAACGAAGAGATCCTTATCAATTCAGAGCAATTACTCGACATTTTCAAATCGTTCGATAGAGATGGTAACGGATTCATCAGCGCGGCCGAGCTTGCCGGAGCAATGGCCAAGATGGGTCAACCATTGACGTATAAAGAACTAACGGAAATGATCAAAGAAGCAGATACAAATGGAGACGGTGTAATTAGTTTTGGTGAATTTGCTTCCATTATGGCAAAATCTGCTGTTGattattttggattaaaaattaattcatgA
- the LOC104740549 gene encoding 60S ribosomal protein L6-1 has translation MPAAKQRTPKVNRNPDLIRGVGKYSRSQMYHKRGLWAIKAKNGGVFPRHDAKSKVDAPVEKPAKFYPAEDVKKPLANRRKHNPTKLKASITPGTVLIILAGRFKGKRVVFLKQLSSGLLLVTGPFKINGVPLRRVNQAYVIGTSTKVDISGVNTEKFDDKYFGKVAEKKKKKGEGEFFEGEKEEKKEIPQEKKEDQKTIDAAVIKSIEAVPELKMYLGARFSLSQGMKPHELVF, from the exons ATGCCGGCGGCGAAGCAGAGAACTCCCAAAGTTAACCGCAACCCTGACCTAATCAGGGGTGTCGGCAAATACTCGAGGTCTCAGATGTACCACAAGAGAGGTCTATGGGCAATCAAGGCCAAAAACGGCGGCGTTTTCCCCCGTCACGATGCTAAGTCTAAGGTCGATGCTCCGGTTGAGAAGCCAGCCAAGTTTTACCCTGCCGAAGACGTTAAGAAGCCACTTGCTAACAGACGCAAGCACAATCCCACCAAGCTAAA AGCAAGCATCACTCCAGGAACTGTGTTGATCATTCTTGCTGGTAGGTTCAAGGGAAAGAGAGTTGTATTCCTGAAGCAACTTTCTTCTGGTCTGCTTCTTGTTACAG GCCCGTTCAAGATCAATGGTGTTCCATTGAGACGTGTGAACCAGGCTTATGTTATTGGAACCTCAACAAAGGTTGACATTTCTGGAGTCAACACTGAGAAATTCGATGACAAGTACTTTGGAAAGGttgctgagaagaagaagaagaaaggagaaggcGAGTTCTtcgaaggagagaaagag gagaagaaagagatcccacaagagaagaaagaagaccaGAAAACCATTGATGCTGCTGTGATCAAATCCATTGAAGCAGTCCCAGAGCTCAAGATGTACCTTGGAGCCAGGTTCTCATTGAGTCAAGGAATGAAACCACATGAGCTTGTTTTCTag